Proteins encoded by one window of Bacillota bacterium:
- a CDS encoding DUF503 domain-containing protein, whose product MHILLLTVHLRLPGVRSLKEKRSIIRPLLHKLHRHNNLSVHEAADHDNHNRAKLAFSWVGPDSDSGRQLMENVVNHIETQAVQILDYTVEEL is encoded by the coding sequence ATGCACATCCTGCTCCTCACCGTCCACCTGCGTCTGCCCGGCGTCCGTTCCCTCAAAGAAAAACGAAGCATCATCCGCCCCCTGCTCCACAAGCTACACCGCCACAACAACCTCTCCGTCCACGAAGCCGCCGACCACGACAACCACAACCGGGCCAAACTCGCCTTTAGCTGGGTCGGCCCCGACAGCGACAGCGGCCGCCAGCTCATGGAAAATGTCGTCAATCATATCGAGACCCAGGCCGTCCAGATTCTCGACTATACAGTCGAAGAACTTTAA
- a CDS encoding YlbF family regulator has product MYILSIQDKTRELATLIRESEEYQNLQSAQSRVKLDPNAQDLLTKLQEAQGKLIQMQQSGQAVDEQTVTEMRNLESQMQLNLTLKNLVEAQQAFEKLMGQVNETLSEALR; this is encoded by the coding sequence GTGTATATATTGAGTATTCAGGACAAGACTCGCGAGCTGGCTACTTTGATTCGTGAGTCTGAGGAGTATCAGAATCTGCAATCTGCCCAGTCCCGGGTTAAGTTGGACCCCAACGCCCAGGATCTGTTAACCAAATTGCAGGAAGCCCAGGGCAAGTTAATCCAGATGCAGCAGTCCGGGCAGGCCGTTGATGAGCAAACTGTTACGGAAATGCGCAATCTGGAATCCCAGATGCAATTGAATCTGACCCTGAAAAACCTGGTTGAAGCCCAACAGGCGTTTGAAAAGCTGATGGGCCAGGTGAACGAAACCCTGTCGGAAGCCCTGCGTTAA